The genomic stretch TGAAGAATGGAATGAAAATCTTGTTGAGGGCCTCTTCTTCGATTCCCTTTCCGGAATCAGATATTTCGATGATAATCTTTCCTGCTTCATCAATGAAAGCATGTAGGCTGATATTTTTGATTTCAGCTTCTTCTACAGCATGAATGGCGTTTTGTATGATATTGATCAGCACTTGTTCGATGAGTGAGCTGTCAGCAAAAAGCAGCAAGTCTTTGGGCTCAATTCTCTTTTCACAGCGAATATTGTGCAGCTCGATCTGGTGATGGAAGAGAACGGCCAACTGGTCAAACAACTCTTGGAGGCTAATGGCAGAAAACTTGGGCACGGGGATGTGGGCGAGGCTTCGGAAGTCACTTACAAAGTCAATTAATCCTTCACTGCGCTTTTCGATGGTTGAGATTCCCATCAGGTAATCTTCAACCTCTGCCACAGGTACAGCTTGGTCTTTTTCCACCTGGGACTGAATGTCACTTTTTATGGTGGATGCCAAAGACGAAATGGGTGCAATGCTGTTCATGATCTCATGGGTGAGTACACGTACCAGGTTTTGCCAGGCTTCCATTTCTTTTTCTTCCAGTTCACTTTGGATGTTTTGGAGGGACACCAGCTTGAATTTTACCCCCCGCAGTACAAGTTCAATGACATAGACGGACAGCTGCATGATCCCATCCTGGTGAGCGATTTTGATCAGCTCACTCCCTCCAGTCCTAAGGGTCTGAATAGCATTATGAAGTTCTTTGTTGACTTGGTCGATTTCCTGGATATTGCCCAGGTGGTCGATATTGAGCATGCGCTTGGCAGCGGTATTGAGTATCTGAATTCTGCCATCTTCCTCAAAGGTGATCAGCCCAATGCTCAAGTGCTGGAATACGGATCTAAAGTACTGGTAATTGGCTTCTTTTTCGGCTTGGTCTTCTTTTAATTTGGCCAGAATGGCATTGAACTCGATATGGAGATCATCGGTTTCGGTACCGTCAAATTTCACCGGGTAGACGGTAGAATAGTTGTTTTGCTTAATATTATCAAGGAATTGGCGTACTTTCTTAAAGCTGCTCTCGGCGTAGTTGACCAGGAAAATCAGTTGTGCAATGACGAGAATGATAAACAGTGATGTGACAAACACCCCAGCACTGTTTAGGATCGCGTAAGAAAGTATAAAGAGCGTCAAGGTGAGCAATGCCACCCTGCCGAGTAAACCAATTTTATAATCCATATTTTTCCAATCTTCTGTACAGGGATGCCCTGGTCAGTCCGAGTTCTTTAGCTGCTTTGGAGATGTTTCCTCCATTTTTATCGATGGCTTTTTGAATCACATTTTTTTCGACTTCGTCCAGGTTTAAGGTGCCATTGCTTTTTACTTTTTCTGCCGTTGGTTTGGATGAAAGGAAAAAGAAATCCCTGCTGTCCAGTTCATTGCCTTCCGCCATGATGATGGCCCTTTCTATGGCATGTTGAAGTTCACGGATATTGCCCGGCCAGCTGTAGTTTTGGAGCAGTTGGATGGCGGCAGATTTGAACCCTGTGAAATCCTTGCGATATTTTTTTGCATAGATTTTCAGGAAATGGTTGGCCAATAAGGGAATATCATCATGCCTTTCCCGAAGGGGGGGGAGAAATATCTCTACAGTATTGACCCGGTATAGTAAATCCTGACGGAAGGTATTTTCCATTACCATATCATGGACTTTCATGTTGGTAGCACTGATCAGCCTGATATCTACAGGAATGGATTTATTGGTGCCAATACGGGTAACTTCTCTCTTTTGGAGGACGGTAAGGAGCTTGGACTGGAGCGGCATGCTGAGATTGCCGATCTCATCAAGGAACAACGTTCCCTTGTCAGCCACTTCGAAACGACCTGCACGGTCTTCTTTGGCGTCGGTAAAGGCTCCTCTTTTATGACCAAAGAGCTCACTTTCAAATAAGGTCTCCGTAATGGCTCCCATATCTACCCCCACAAATATCTCGTCTCTTCTGAGTGACCGGTCATGGATCGCCCTGGCGATAAGTTCCTTTCCTGTACCATTTTCTCCCAAAATCAATACATTGGCATCTGTCTGGGCCACTTTATCGATGATGGAGAAAATATTTTTCATGGAAGAACTCTGCCCAATGATCTCCGAAAAGGGCTTTTTCATATCCGCTTGGAGCTGCCGGGATTTTTGGGAGATGTTGTCCACTTGGTCGTAGCTCTCCTTCAGTCTGCTGGCAGCACTTAGCGTGGCCAATAGTTTTTCGTTTTGCCATGGCTTGAGAATGAAGTCCGTAGCCCCTTCCTTGAGTGCCTGGACGGCCATTTCCACATCCCCAAAGGCCGTGATAAGGATGACCACAGCCTTTGGGTCAATTTCTTTGATTTGCTTGAGCCAATGGAATCCTTCTTTTCCTGAGGTGGTATCCTCTGTGAAATTCATGTCCAGAAGGATTACGTCGTAATTATTGTTATTGACTAAAAAGGGAATCCTTCGAGGATCTTTTTCTATGGTGACTTCTTTCGCATATTTTTTTAACAGCATCTTTGCTGCAAATAGGAGATCTTCATTATCATCAACGATCAATATTTTGCCTAAGCTAGTGTCTTCCATTGGAGTGTATATTTTTGTTTTGCAATATGCCTTGGCTTTTGCTGAAATGGTGCCATCTTTATAAATGCCTAATTTAGCGAAATTAAATAGGTTTTTGGATTTTTTGATGTACGAAAATGAACAAAAATAGATCGTTTTTGAACGGTTTTTAAATCAACCCAGTGATTCTTTTTTATCCCTTCTAAAAAGTATTACCTTTAGCGTTATTCACAAAAAAAGAAATAATAAATGTCTGTAGCAACTAAAGGAAGTACCGTAAAAGTACATTACACTGGTAAGTTAAAAGACGGAACAGTATTCGACTCTTCAGAAAACAGAGAGCCACTTCAGTTTACATTAGGCGATGGAAATATGATCAAAGGTTTTGATACTGCTGTTAGCGGAATGGAAGTGGGACAGGATAAGAGCATCACCATCCCATGTGCTGAAGCTTATGGTGACAAAAGAGATGATATGATGATCGATGTGCCTGCGGAGCAAGTGCCTGCAGACATTAAGCCGGAAGTGGGTATGGATCTTTCTATCCAGAACCAACAAGGTCAGCCTGTACCTGTAAAAGTGATACATGTTGATGAGCAAAAGATCACTTTGGATGCCAATCACCCATTAGCAGGTGAAGATTTGGTGTTTGATATCAAATTGGTAGAAGTAGACTAAGAAAGCGATTTCTTAAGATTAAAAATTGAAAGCCCGGTTTATCCGGGCTTTTTTTTGGTTCTTTTTTGACCTGAAGCTAAAAAGGGACCAAGCAATATTTCTGGGAAATGAGAGATTTCCACGTGGTTTTTGTAAGCATATTTCTCTTTAATTTAGCAATAGGAATTGAGTGCTCCAGCATAAAAAAAATCAGCGCAAATCTTATTAATCTGCACCATCTGCGTGCTATCGAAACCGATCCTAATCCCCCAACTTTTTCACTTGACCCCGAAAAAGGAAGGTTCTATATGATTTACTATGGGTAAACTGAGCGCTAGCGGGCTATGGAGATCGAAGCATCGCGTGGACGGATGAATTTGGGTGCCCATGCTCCTGATGCAGTCGATAATGATATATATTTTCCTTGCCAATGGTCAGTACCTACGGCACTGTTAGGATGCTGTATCCAATTTCTGTTACCAAGCTGATGCTCTTAACGGAGCATCCCTGCTTACACTTCTGTCGGCTAAAATAGTGAGAAGGGAGTCCTGGCCAATGCCGCTGGGCATTTAAGCCTGGTATAATCAGGTTGCCTTGAGAGGGCTTTGTGCGGTAGGAGCAAAACTATTCCCCTGATCTATCCGCACAAGTGGGACAGTCCCGTGGATAATTTACCCACAGTAAATCATTTAGAAACAAAAAACATAGTCCTATCCCTAACTTTTCTACTTTATCCGTGTTGATATTTTATTTACCTTTCTAAGGTGCTGTCGCTCTTATGGTCAGAAGGAGTGCTGGAACTGGCGACATCAGGCTTTTTGACACCTTGAGGATTGGCATAGATGCTTTTCGTTTTGTTGTATTTGGAGTTTTCCTACCTCTACTACAAACAATTCGCTGCTGATGTGCGAAAAATCATAGGTCTTCTGCTTACCATCTTTGGGTTTTATCGTATCCTCCATGATCAAGTTTCCGATGATATCAAATATCTTCACAGAGGTATTGTTCTGAACATCATCTTGCAGGATAATCTTGAATTTTTTTGATCCTGTAGACTTTAGGTTGAAGTCTACATCGGGCTTGTTCAGGTTTTTTGGGAAAAGTAATATTGTTTTTCCGATTTCTTGAGGAAATTTTGGGCATAAAATTCCCTGACCGTACCAGATAATACCAGTAGTGCCGTGGTCAGAAAAATGATATGTAAAATCTTACTTGGTAAATGTTTTCTCATCGGGTCGCAAAATTGCAAAAATCAAACCAGATTTCGAATCAAAATCGGGTTTTTTATTGAAAATATTCTAAAAAATCTAGTAATTCTAATGAAAGTATTTAAGATTTAACCGTATATGTAGGTAAAAACGCGGATAATAGTTTGTTTTATGCCAATAGTGATGCTTTTTCCAATGTGTTAAATCTGGTTAAAATTGTGGACTTTGGGGGCAATTACTCCGATGCGAACAAACTGTTAGGAATTTTGTAGGTTACGATCAGTTTTTTTGTGTAAAAGCTCAACATGTTTTTCCCGACCGCTATGGCAGGTGATTTAAATGGAGCCTTCACACGCTTTGATTTTCCTGATAAATAATCAGTGATGACGAGATTTTCGTCCTCCATATGTAAAAGAAAATTATCATGAAAGGCGAGCTTATGGTTGGTGAGAATGGGTAGAAAGCCTAAATAGTTACTTTGATTGTCCAACAGGTATATGCCCTTTCCCTTTGCATTAATGAAGACGATATTTTTATGTTCTACAATCTCTTCTACAGTCCATTCTCCATCGGTGATGATCAGGTTAAGTGGTTGGTCCTGGAGGATGGTATTCCTTTGGTAATCCCATTGGAGAAGATGGTAATTTGTCTCATCAAAAAGCCAAACTTTAAGGTTATTGCCCAATGTAGCTGCTCGGATATTCCCAAATGCGGGTGCACTCAGTCTGGTGGAGTAGAGGGGACTCAAAAAACGATCAAGTATTTCAATTCGTTGAAGATCGCGTGAAAAGGTGAAAATATTGACAGTTTTAGTAGCTTCAAACTGCTGGAGGGTACTTTGATAAGCGGGAGAGTAATAGTTAGTGGAATCAGCAGTAAAGTTGTATCGGACGGTGATGTTCCCTTTTTGGTCGGAATAGAAGAGGTTGTCTTTGTTGTCAAAATCTACCAATCCAATGGAGGAAAGTGAGTCCGAAAAGATCTTTTCCCATTTGATTCCTTGTCCTTGGGAAACATGTAAGACCGATAGTGTCAGCAAAAGAAAAATCAACGGGAATTTCATTTTTCAAAAACTGATAGTACAAATTTTTCTCCATCAAATACTCCATAGGTGTATTGGCTTACCCATTCACCGAGGTTAAAGTACATTGAATGCTCACCGACTTCCAATGAGAGTGGGAGGTGTCGATGCCCGAACACGTAGTAGTCAAAATGCATCTTTTTTTCCACATCCTTGCAATATTGCCATAGCCACTCATCATCCCCCTTGAAGGTGTCCTCATTTTTGGCTTGATTGCTGATACGGCTGCTTCCAGACCACTTTTTAGCGATTTTGACACCAATGTCAGGGTGAAGCCATTTAAAGAGCCCTTGGCAAAATTTATTGGTAAATACTTTCTTGAGGAGTTTTGTAGTGTTTATCTCCTGGGCCTAGGCCGTCTCCATGTCCTACCAGTATCTTTTTATGGTTGATTTCCAGTGTGATGGGATTGTGGTAGACAGGGATGTCCAGTTCTTTGGTAAAATAATCCTTCATCCAGAGGTCGTGGTTGCCTGTGAAGAAAATCACTGGAATGCCCTTTTCCCTGAGCTGTGCAATTTTGCTGATAAACTTGATAAAGCCTTTCGGGATAACTGTTTCATATTCAAACCAAAAGTCAAATATATCCCCCACCAAAAAGATTGCAGCAGCTTCATCCTCAATTTGGCTAAGCCAGCGGATGATCCTTTCTTCTCTTATTTTACTGGTTTGCAGGTCAGGTGCCCCAAGATGAAAATCAGAAGCGAAAAATACCTTTCTATGGGATGTTAAGTGAATGTTCATGAATTTCTTAAGGCGTTCCAAAGGGATGTGCTGATGTTAAACTTGTTTTGCAATTCCTAAACCAGCTATGGTAATCCTATTGGTTGTTTGGTTGAAAACAGATGATTTATCAAAATTAACAATCTTTTGAGATAAGCAAAACGAAGGGAGAAAAGGTGGTGTTGTTTGATGGACGATAAATATAAAAGGCTTCCCTCCAGTTTTGGGGGAGAAGCCTTTTGTGTAAGCGGAGATTTTTATGGATACTAGTCCTTTTTCTCACTGAGGCTTTCCTCTACATCAGAGGAGTCATCTCCGGAGACCTTGGATGAGTCGTCTGCAGTGTTTTCTGCCTTACTGTCATCTGTCTTATCAGTCTTTTTAGTAAAGGCTTCATAAGTAGTTTCCTTATCAAAAGGACGCTTACCGATGAGGTTTTCCAAGTCGGACTGGAAAATGATCTCTTTTTCAAGTAATTCCTGTGCTAGTTTTTCCAGTTCTGGCTTTCGCTGGTTGAGAAGTTGCTTGGTTCTATCATAGGCGGCAGTAATGAGTTTTCTTACCTCTTCGTCTATGGTCTCAGCGGTAGCTTCAGAATATGGCTTATCAAACTTGTATTCGCTTCCTTTGCTGTCATAGAAAGACACATTTCCGATTTTGTCGTTCATGCCGTAAATGGAAACGATACTATAGGCCATTTTTGTCACTCTCTCCAAGTCGCTAAGTGCCCCGGTGGATATTTTACTAAATATGATTTCTTCAGCTGCACGGCCACCAAGTGTCATGCACATTTCGTCGATCAACTGCTCTGTTTGGTAGAGGAATTGTTCTTTTGGAAGGTATTGGGCGTAGCCTAGGGCTGCGATTCCTCTCGGTACGATGCTCACCTTTACCAATGGGTCTGCGTGCTCTAGGAACCATCCGGCTACGGCATGGCCCGCTTCGTGGTAAGCCACGATTTTCTTTTCCTCTGGGGATATGATTTTGTTTTTCTTTTCAAGACCTCCGATGACACGGTCCACGGCATCCTGGAAGTCTTCCATATCCACTGCTGCTTTGTTTCTACGGGCAGCGATCAGTGCTGCCTCATTACATACATTGGCTATTTCAGCTCCCGCAAAACCTGGTGTTTGGGCCGCCAGCTTTTTGGGATCAATGTCCGAATTGGTCTTGATAGGGGCCAAGTGGACCTTGAAAATGGCTTCTCTCCCTACTATGTCCGGTTTGTCAATGCTGATCTGACGATCAAATCGTCCAGGTCTAAGTAATGCACTGTCCAGTACATCGGGACGGTTAGTGGCTGCCAAAACAATGACACCGGTATCGGTACCGAATCCATCCATTTCTACCAAAAGGGAGTTCAGGGTGTTTTCACGTTCGTCATTGGAACCTGGCATTTGGCCTTTTCCACGTGATCGGCCGATGGCATCGATTTCATCGATAAAGATGATACAAGGTGCTTTTTCTTTGGCTTGCTTAAAGAGGTCACGGACCCTTGCTGCTCCTACGCCTACGAACATTTCTACGAAATCAGAACCTGATAATGTGAAGAATGGAACGCCTGCTTCACCGGCTACGGCTTTTGCCAAGAGGGTCTTACCGGTACCGGGAGGGCCTACTAAAAGGGCTCCCTTGGGGATCTTACCACCTAACTTGGTGAACTTGGATGGGTTTTTCAGAAATTCCACGATTTCCTGTACTTCCTCTTTGGCCTCATCCAAGCCTGCCACATTGCCAAAGGTGATTTTAACCTTGTTTTCAGCGTCAAATAGCTGGGCCTTGGATTTTCCAACGTTGAAAATCTGACCGCCTGGTCCACTCGGGCCAGCCATTCTTCTCATCATGATCCAGAAGAGGAAGAACACCAGCAGCAAGAACCCAAAACTGCCAAACCAATTGCCCCAGCTTTCTTCAGCGT from Echinicola soli encodes the following:
- a CDS encoding sensor histidine kinase, yielding MDYKIGLLGRVALLTLTLFILSYAILNSAGVFVTSLFIILVIAQLIFLVNYAESSFKKVRQFLDNIKQNNYSTVYPVKFDGTETDDLHIEFNAILAKLKEDQAEKEANYQYFRSVFQHLSIGLITFEEDGRIQILNTAAKRMLNIDHLGNIQEIDQVNKELHNAIQTLRTGGSELIKIAHQDGIMQLSVYVIELVLRGVKFKLVSLQNIQSELEEKEMEAWQNLVRVLTHEIMNSIAPISSLASTIKSDIQSQVEKDQAVPVAEVEDYLMGISTIEKRSEGLIDFVSDFRSLAHIPVPKFSAISLQELFDQLAVLFHHQIELHNIRCEKRIEPKDLLLFADSSLIEQVLINIIQNAIHAVEEAEIKNISLHAFIDEAGKIIIEISDSGKGIEEEALNKIFIPFFTTKKKGSGIGLSLSKQIMRRHKGNIQVKSTVGNGTTFKLIFNA
- a CDS encoding sigma-54-dependent transcriptional regulator — protein: MEDTSLGKILIVDDNEDLLFAAKMLLKKYAKEVTIEKDPRRIPFLVNNNNYDVILLDMNFTEDTTSGKEGFHWLKQIKEIDPKAVVILITAFGDVEMAVQALKEGATDFILKPWQNEKLLATLSAASRLKESYDQVDNISQKSRQLQADMKKPFSEIIGQSSSMKNIFSIIDKVAQTDANVLILGENGTGKELIARAIHDRSLRRDEIFVGVDMGAITETLFESELFGHKRGAFTDAKEDRAGRFEVADKGTLFLDEIGNLSMPLQSKLLTVLQKREVTRIGTNKSIPVDIRLISATNMKVHDMVMENTFRQDLLYRVNTVEIFLPPLRERHDDIPLLANHFLKIYAKKYRKDFTGFKSAAIQLLQNYSWPGNIRELQHAIERAIIMAEGNELDSRDFFFLSSKPTAEKVKSNGTLNLDEVEKNVIQKAIDKNGGNISKAAKELGLTRASLYRRLEKYGL
- a CDS encoding FKBP-type peptidyl-prolyl cis-trans isomerase produces the protein MSVATKGSTVKVHYTGKLKDGTVFDSSENREPLQFTLGDGNMIKGFDTAVSGMEVGQDKSITIPCAEAYGDKRDDMMIDVPAEQVPADIKPEVGMDLSIQNQQGQPVPVKVIHVDEQKITLDANHPLAGEDLVFDIKLVEVD
- the ftsH gene encoding ATP-dependent zinc metalloprotease FtsH, with translation MSDKNKNKKFIPKPPQKPNFQLWLIVTAVIVLIGITWFNQRSAMIETTQMRFEEMVLSNDVKKVEVIYNQNYVEVTLKEGALQNQRYKDELESQNPFFNPTGPHYKVTVPSVDKFIEKFEALEAKLPEEDQIGYEAHAEESWGNWFGSFGFLLLVFFLFWIMMRRMAGPSGPGGQIFNVGKSKAQLFDAENKVKITFGNVAGLDEAKEEVQEIVEFLKNPSKFTKLGGKIPKGALLVGPPGTGKTLLAKAVAGEAGVPFFTLSGSDFVEMFVGVGAARVRDLFKQAKEKAPCIIFIDEIDAIGRSRGKGQMPGSNDERENTLNSLLVEMDGFGTDTGVIVLAATNRPDVLDSALLRPGRFDRQISIDKPDIVGREAIFKVHLAPIKTNSDIDPKKLAAQTPGFAGAEIANVCNEAALIAARRNKAAVDMEDFQDAVDRVIGGLEKKNKIISPEEKKIVAYHEAGHAVAGWFLEHADPLVKVSIVPRGIAALGYAQYLPKEQFLYQTEQLIDEMCMTLGGRAAEEIIFSKISTGALSDLERVTKMAYSIVSIYGMNDKIGNVSFYDSKGSEYKFDKPYSEATAETIDEEVRKLITAAYDRTKQLLNQRKPELEKLAQELLEKEIIFQSDLENLIGKRPFDKETTYEAFTKKTDKTDDSKAENTADDSSKVSGDDSSDVEESLSEKKD